CAGCCGAGCGCACCCACCTCGAACAGTGCGAAGGCCGTATCTCAAAGGGCATCGGCACCTTCCGAGACGTGGGCGAAGCCATTTCCGAAATCATCACCGGACGCCTGTACCGCGAACAGTACGCGACTTCAGATGCCTACCTCGCGGAGAAGTGGGGCATGACCCGCCAGCATGCGAACCGGCTGGTCAGCGCGGCCCACACTGCCAGTGTTTTGGAACCCATTGGGTTACATCCAGAAAACGAACGGCAGGCCCGCAAACTCAAGAGCGCAGCCAAGATCGTGGAGAAGCTGAGTCCTGAAGACCAGATCATGTTGGCAGAAGCGATCAAGACCTCTACCGAATCGACTCAGCCCGATACATCCCAGATCCGGGCGTATGCCGAGACGGTCAAAGAGATCAACCGCACCGGCACCGTCGAAGACCCCGATAGCGGCGAACAGGTGCCGTGGATGGAGCTGCCGCCGGAGCGCCGGGCCGTGATCTTTCAGGAGAACGTCTCGACCAATACCTACGAACGCACCCAGCGGCAGAAGGTGCATAAGGCTGAAGGGGTGCTGGAGGCCAAGGCCAACGGGCGCGGCGGGTGGACGGACTGGGTGATGACCTACGCCCAGCAGAGCCTCACTGACAGCCAGGAAATCCGGATCGTGGTGAAGCGAGACCGCAGCGGGAATGCCAAAGCAACAGCGCTGATCGTCGATACCGAGACGCACGCCACGATTGCGTTTGGAGATGACGCCACCTGGCTGAAGCAGGCGGTTCTGAACCTCGCGGAAGAAGTCAAAGGGATCTGAGCATGCCGAAGAATGCCGACATTTCTGCGAGTCACAAGGCCGCGCTCGACGAGCTGCTGGCCCTCACAACCGACCTGAGCCACGCTGCCGTCTTGGTGAAACCCGCCCTGCAAGCCAGCGCGGATCGTGTGGCGTTTCTGCTGGGCACGCTCGACATGCATGCTGAACTGAAGTTCAGGTGGCCCACAGGGAAGACGAGTCGATGAGCCTCGCTGTCAGTCTCACCACTGCGAGCGCCGCAGACCGAGAGGGAACCGATTATTACCCCACACCGGCAGATGTGACTCACGCGCTGCTCGACTATCTGAGCCTGCCTGCTGGAACTCGGGTCTGGGAACCAGCATGCGGAGAGGGCCACATGGCCGAAGTGCTCAAAGAGCGTGGCCTGAAAACCCACGTGACCGATCTGCATGACCGAGGGTATGGACGTGGCGGTGTTGATTTCCTGGCCACACCTGCCCCAGTCATCGTGGAATGGATTATCACCAACCCTCCGTTCAGTCTCGCTGAGGCGTTCATCCGGCATGCCCTCTCACTCGAATTGCCGTTCGCATTGTTGCTCAAAGGGCAGTTCTGGCACGCCGCCCGGAGACGCACGCTGTTCGAGGAACATCGACCATCTCACGTGTTGCCGCTCACGTGGCGGCCCGACTTTTTGATGGGTCGGAAAGGCGGTAGCCCCACCATGGAGGCAGCTTGGACGGTGTGGGGCGCCTCGCCAGCGCAGAGCACAGTGTTTGCGCCACTTGTTCGCCCGATCTCCGCCGCGCTGGCTGCCGCGCCGCAGCAGGGAGGTGAGGGCTGATGCCGGTCAATCATGCTCGCAGCCCACACGTGCAGCGCGAGATCGGACGCCGTGCAGTCGACCACAGCACGCCCGAATACGCCCTGAATCTGCCGCTGGAGCTGCGTGAAGCCTACGGACACGTGCGCGGCTCCGGAGCCTTCAACCGGCTGAGTGGCGTGACGCTACGTGCTCTGGCGATTCGCAGCGGCTGGCGGGTTACCCGGATGCAGGACGCGCTCGTGCAGCTGATCGCGGCCCGGATGATCGACACCGATCAGCAGGCAGGCACCGTGTGGGTGCTCGAATGACCGCCCCAGTTCCGCAGCGCTGGCGCACCCTGTTCGCAGACCACGCCGCTGCTGAGCGCTACCTGTCGCAGATTGCTGATCCGATCAAGCGGGAAGAGACCGCCAGAAAACTGGGGATGGACGAAGTGGCACCAGCTGCGCCCCAAACGCTTCCACCCACCAGACCGCGCCCAGCGCAGGAATTCCAAGCGCCTGTCAAGTTCGCCCCGACATCTGACGCTTCTTTACACCTCGCTGGCAGCTTCACGCTCAGCCTGCCCTACCCGCCCAGCGTCAACGCCTACTGGCGCAGCATGCTTATCCGCTACAAGCCCAAGAACCCCCACGACATCCCCTACCGCATCGTCGTGTTCGTCAGCACCGAAGGCCGCACCTACCGCAAGACCGTGCGCGGCCTCCTGGCCCACACCCCACGCACCTGCCCGCCCGGTGCGCGACTCGCGGTCCACGTCGATGTCAGCCCACCAGACCGCCGCGCCCGCGACCTCGACAACCTCGGCAAAGGCCTGCTGGACGCGCTCACCGTAGCGGGCATCTGGGCCGATGACAGCCTGATCGACCGGCTGACCTTCGAGCGCCGCCCGGTGGTCAAAGGCGGGCGGGTGGACGTGGTGATCTCGCCCCTCAGCAACACCCTGTTTCAGGAGCTGTCATGACAACACCGCTAGACGCTGTGTACCGCGAACGCGCCCACCTGACCGCCGCGCTGTCCAAGCTCTTCCCAGCCAGCCTGGAAGACCACATTCCCGCCGAGGGAGAAGAGTGGGATCCGGACTGGACCACCGTGCTCATCGTTGATCTGCCGACTGGGCAGGTGTCGTGGCACATCGCCAGCTGGGATCTGGAACTGTTCGCCCACCTGCCGCGCAACGCTGGCCGGGTGTGGGACGGGCACACGACGCCGGAGAAGTACGCCCGGCTGGATGCGCTCGAAGGGTTGCCGCGCACCATTCCTCTTGATCTCGCGCAGGTGGTCGTGTCGGTTGGCGAGGGGCACTGGGGCGCGACTGAAGCTCTGGATGCCGAAGGGCATGGACGGGAGGCAGTGGAGAACGTTCGGCGCACGCTGGAGCGCTTCGGTCTGCCCGACGAGCCACGCGAGATGCACGGCGTGTTCACCGAGGACGGGCGACTGATCGCGCTGAGCGGGATGAGTCCGAACAGCCCACAGGTGGCGCGAGGATTGACCGCCGCTTGGAACCTGTTGCGGCAGTTCTGTCAGGCGGCTCTGGATGCCGCAAAGACGCAACTATGACTCAGCAGCAGGCACCAAAAAGCTCGAAGCGTCACCAGTGGCTGCGCCGCAGCCTGCGCCCCTCGACGATCAGACAGGCAGAGGCTGAAGTACTGACGCTGCTGAGCCAGGAGACAGGCCTGAGCCGATCAGGGCTGCAGGCCCGCAGCAGCTTGCGCCTAGAGCATCTGACAGTGGCGCTGGAGACACTCACGGAGCGTGGCCTGATTGCCTCCGAGCTGATCGATGAGCCGGAGCACGGCAACAAGGCGCGGCGCTACTGGGTGGTGGTCAAGTGACCTACAACTTCAAGAAGCTGCACCAGGCCCAGAGCTTCACGGCGTGGCTGATGACGAAAGGTATCTCCTTTGGGTTCAGTGTTGATGGCCGTTTCCACAGTGTCTTTGTGGAGGCGCTGGACGACGAGAAGGAAGACCGGGCAATTGCTGGGCATGCCATCGCGTGTGGAGCGTACCTGTGAGCCGCCGTACTGATTCGCGTCTTGCGTTGCATTGGCACTTCTTCGGTTTCCCGTGTCGTCTTCTTCCCCGTATTCGACTGAGGAAAGACGGTCGAGACGGCCTGTTGACTGCCAGTTGGCTCGGGTCACAACTGACGATCTTTTGGGGTATGGCGGCAAAGATCGCCGCAGAACGTCTGTCTCCAGACGATGTAGGGGTGCTGTCATGACTGACGACCAGCTTTTTGATGCCCTGGATGGGCTGTACGCCTATGACTCCGGTTCTGTTGACAGTGGGATTCATGACGAACTGCTGCGCTTGCAGGTGGTGGCGTATCTAGCCGATCTGCCCGATCTGACGCGCCGAGAGACAGTGGGCTTATTTCTCTGGATGCAGTACCTGTGTCCTGAGCGAGTGGTGCAGGGGTATGGGCCTGCGGATGCACACGAATGGCTGAACTGGGCAGCTGGGCAGGGGCTGTTGTGAGCCTGCGTCTGTACCACGCCCGGCTGAAGCGTCGTCGTCAGTACCGGAGGCAGACAAGATGACGCTCTTTCTCGGGGATTGCATCGACCTGATGCGAAGCATTCCAGATGCCAGTATCGACGCGCTGATCTCAGACCCTCCCTATGGCACAACTGCCCTGAAGTTCGACAAAGCGCGGATTGACTGGGCGGCATGGTGGACAGAGGCCGAGCGCATTACGAAGCCCACCGCTCCCATCGTGCTGTTCGCCCAGCAGCCATTTACCACTGATCTGATCGTCAGTAATCGGAAGATGTTCCGGTACTTACTGGTGTGGCATAAAAATATGCCCACCGGGTTCCTGGATGCGAATGCACGACCGCTACGAGCGCATGAGGACATTCTAGTGTTTGCCCACAGCGGGGCAATTGGGAGCAACAAGAATCGTCCGACCTATAACCCGCAGAAAATCCCTGGGGGCAGTCCCACTGGGCAGCGGCGCTCAGGTGTGAACGCCCACTCTGGACAGCGGCGGATCGGCTCGACCGTGCCGTTTGAGGGTCGTCATCCGGTCTCCGTTGTGCAGTTCGACAATAACAATGGGAATCAGCCGAACTACGTTAGACACCCAACTGCGAAACCGATTGATCTGATGCGTTGGTTGGTGGCAACCTACAGCAATTCTGGCGAGACGGTGCTCGATTCGTTCATGGGGAGCGGCACAACAGGCGTGGCGTGTGTGCAGCTGGGACGGCAATTCATTGGCATGGAGTTGGACGAAACCTATTACAGGCTTTCCCAGCAGCGGATAGCCGACGCACAGCCAGATAGCGCTCCTGTGGTGTACACGTCTGCCCCTCTGTTCGAGGCATCACCATGACCCGCCGCCACGCTCGAAAGAGTTTTGCAGACCGCAGGCGAGCACAGGAGCTGCGCGAAAAGTACGAAGACCGTCTCGCCACCGCACCGGACAGCGTGGAATACCGCCGCATCACCGGGGAGTACACCAGGGAACTGAAAGGCCGCGTGCCGCTTCCGGACGGCCCTGGCTTCTACCTCTGTGACCTGGGCCTACCCGAACGCCCGACGTTCCCACACCTGCACCCGAACGCCCAGCTGCCACCTGTGATTCGCACACCAACCCGGAGGAACCGCCGATGAACGCACAAGAAGCCCGCAAGCTGGCAACCGAAGTCACCACTACCGAACAGAAGGGAGCCATCGATAGCGCCCTGAGCAAAATCAAGTGGGAGGCAGAGCATGGACACTTCAACGTGACGCTCTATCCACACCTGCCTGAGTTCGTCAAGACGTATCTGGAAGGTCGGGGCTACACCGTCAAACTCTCAAACAGTGGCAACCAGCTGGACGGCCCGACGCTGGAGGTGAGCTGGTGAGCGCTGACGTTGAACAGGAAGGGCACATTCACTGCTGGCACGGCACAGGTGTGGTTCTTGAAAGCTTCCCGCCACAGTTCCCGGAAATTTGCTGTCTGTGTGGCGAGAAGCGGACACGGCGAGGCAGCACACCAAACCCTTCGATGCACGGACCATTCTTGCCGAAGACAGGCAGCCACTTTGGGCGCGTCATCGGTGAGGCAGCCCCTGCCCTGAAGCCCTTCATCGACGCGATGGAACAGGATCAGCAGGAGTTCGAGCAGCGCTCAGCAAAAAAGCGGGCGAAGTTCGAGCGGGAATACGAAGACGCGAAAGAACGTCACCGCAAATTCAAAGAACGGATGGGTCATTGATGACCGCTTCAACGCTTTCCCGCCCCTTGGAGGCCCGACACGTGCCGAATGACCCCAACCGCAGCCGCTACGTCGCCAAATCCCACGCCGTCACACCCAAGACCCACGCACGGCAGGCCCAGGAATACGCCGAAGCGGTCTATCAATCCCTGCGGCAGTGGAGCGTCTACGAAGTCCGCGATGTGATCCCCAAGATCAGCTACGCTGCCTTCCGCGAAGACTTCGGAGAAGAACTCATAAGCACCCTCGGTGCAGGTGGGGACCCACTCCCCACCCGTTTGCGCCTGCCACACGCCGACGTGAACGAAGTCAGTGCCGGGCAGATCATCAGCCGGATGCAGGCCAGCCACAGCTATGACCGTCAGGCCTTGGGCAATCTTCTGGACAAGCTCCGGAGCAGTGCCCGGACACCCGCCACGCTGATTCGCCCAGAAGGTGGCTGGGAAAGGAACGCGCCGTATCACGCCACCTGGGCCGTCGCGGTGCTCACTCTGGCGGTCGAACTGCGCGATCCGAAGGCCGAGCTGTTCCTGCCGTACTGTCGGCGCGTGATGGGGAGGCCAGACGTTGCAAATAGCGCGGGGAAAACGTAGAGTTTTGATAGTTTCAGAGCAGTGTAAACAAGTGAGTCAGCGCCCCGGCAGCGGAGGCGCTTTTTTCGTGCCAAGTTTGACAACCAGTGGTTGACGCGGAAGGGGTAGGCTTGACGCATGACTTCATTCCAAAGGTACGTGACTTTAGTAATGGCTGATGGCGCTAGATACACTGTCGATAGCGTCGATGGTGTATTCACTCGGACACTTACCCAGGCTTTGACAGAATTTGATCCGAGCCGCAAAGGTACAGATTATTTAGAAATGCCAGTAGGCAGTGGTGGAGCCTGGTTGCTTGTTCGCCATATCACGACAGTGCTCTTCAGTGCCGAGAAGCCTGAATAAAGGGCACAACATCGTTTTACTTTTACCCGCTTCGGCGGGTTTTTTCATGCCCCGAGGAGGTGGAGGATGGCATCCCCAAAACGAGACAACGCCAAAGCGGCCAGGGTTCTGGTCGATGCCGCCCTTCATGGCGACCGGACAACTTGCGAACGACACAAAATCACGGACAGGACGCTGCGGAGATACCGTCAAGCCCTGGACGAAGACAGTGAGTTGTCCGCCCTTTACGCCCAGTTGTCCAAGCTGGTCAGCACCCAGAACTGGGCGGACGAACTCAATACCAGCCTCACCGGCCTGATTCGCAAGTTGGGAAGCATGGTGCAGGAGTTGCCGGGTTCGACCGCCGAGAACATCAGCGCCGTGACCGGAGCGATCAAGGTCTTGTCGGAGATCGCCCTCACCCGCGAGGTGCTCGGGAGCGCGAACGGGGAGGTGAGCGATGCTGGAGATGGTGAGCCGGATCAAGGCTACACAGAGAAGGGCGGCTAAGATCACGCCCCGCCGCGCCCCACCCAAGCGGCACGGCCTGAGCGCTCGCATGCGCTGGCTCGAAACGGCCAGACCCAACCAGCTCCCACCCGAAGGCGAGTGGCTGACCTGGCTGATTCTGGCTGGACGTGGTTTCGGCAAGACCCGCACTGGAGCCGAGACCATTGCCGACTGGGCTCGGAACACTCCACGGGGCCGCTTCGCCCTGGTGGCCCAGACCGCCGCCGACGGGCGAGACGTGATGGTCGAAGGCGAAAGCGGACTGCTGAGCGTGTTCGACGAAAGCGAACTGCGCGGCGGCAGCATCGAACTGGCGTGGAACCGCAGTCTGGGCGAGCTGTTCCTGAAGAACGGTGCCCGCTTCAAGATCTACAGCTCCGAGAAACCCCGCAAGCTGCGAGGGCCGCAGCATCACGGCGCGTGGGGCGACGAACCCGCCACCTGGAACGACGCCGACAAAGGCACGGCAGAGGACACCACCTGGACGAACCTGTTATTCGGGCTGCGCCTCGGGAAAGACCCCCGCGTCATCCTGACCGGCACGCCCAGACCCGTGCGGCTGATCCGGGAACTGAAGAAGGATGACGGCACGGTGCTGACCGGCGGACGGACGGCGGACAACATCGGCAACCTGTCGAATACCTTCAAGAAGAACGTCATCAGCAAGTACGAAGGCACCCGCCTGGGACGGCAGGAACTGGACGGCGAGCTGCTCGAAGACACGCCCGGTGCGCTGTGGAAATACAGCATGTTCAACCGCGAGGGGTTCCGCCTGAAGTTCGAGGACCTACCGGACCTCGTGCGGATCGTGGTGGCTGTCGATCCGCAGGCCAGTCAGTCAGAAGACAGCGCGGAGACGGGCATCGTGGTGGCAGGCCGGGACGTGAACGGACACGCGTACATCCTGGGCGACCTGAGCATCAGCGGCAGCCCCATCGAGTGGGCAACGGTGGCCGTCGACGCCTACCGATACCACAAGGCCGATGCCATCGTGCCGGAGAAGAACAACGGCGGCGATATGGTCGCCAGCACCATCGGCACCGTCAGCAAGGCCGTGAACATCAAACCCGTGTGGGCCAGCCGAGGGAAGCAGACACGGGCTGAGCCGATCAGTGCGCTGTACGAGCAGAACAAGGTGCATCACGTAGGGGTGTTCCCGGATCTGGAAGGGCAGATGACGACATGGGTACCGGGCGAGAAGAGCCCTGACCGCATGGACGCCCTCGTGTGGGCGCTGACTGAACTGATGCTGGAACCCGAGTTTGTTCCCACGACCGTCACCACCACCCGGCGCAGGAGCGTGGTCGAGTGAGGTACGCCGCTGCCGGGATCTCCCTCAACCTGCCCGCCAAACTCGCTACGAAGGGCATGGAGCCGCTCGAACAGGGCGGCATCCTGCTGGGCGACTCCAGCGCAGGCCAGGTCGAAACCTTCACCACGCCCGGCCCGCTCGACGTGCGACTGGAAGAGCTGTTCATGCTGCTCGACGACTGCCACCAGGAAACCCTGGAAGCGTCTGGCCTGGACTACCTGGGCTTCTGGCACACCCACCCAGTCGGGACGCCCAGCGACTACAGCCTGGAAGACCTGCAGGACTGGCAGGAAGGCGCAGTGCAGATGTTCGCACAGCTCCCCAACGCCACGCACTTCTACTACCCCATCGTGACCGGCGACCGCCTGCGCGTGTGGGCAATGGACCGCGCTCTGAACCTAACCGAACTGCACCCCGAGGAGGTGACGCCATGCTCGATCCCAACGCTCCAACCCTGACCGACCTGTACTACGCACTGGGCACCTTCTCAGGGCCGCTCACGCAGCGCATCACCGATTACCTCGCCGGGTATCAGCTCGGGCCAGCTTCCGATGTGGCCGGGTTTCAGTTGCCGCTTCAGCCCAGGGACAGCTCGGCAGACTCATCCGGCATGGGCACGGCCTACTGGGTTGGCCCGATGGTGCCGCGTGAGCACAAGCGCTACCGCGACATGCAGAACGCGCTGATCAAATCCTTCAACTTCCGCAACATCACCCAGGAAGGCGTGGAGTTCCTGGCGGACGGCGTGGGGGCGGATGAAGCCGACTGGAGTCTGGTCAGCGACAAAGACAGCGGCGACGAAACCATTCCGCTCCCCGCAGAAGAACAGGCCCTGCTCGACGAAGCCGAGCAGCTGCTGACCGCGTGGTGGGACCACCGCGACCTACCGACCACCTTCCAGCACCTGCTTCAGACGGCCATCGCGCACGGACGCGCCCCGCTGCGGCCCCGCATCCCAGAGCGGTTTAAGGAAGCGGACGGCAGGCTGAAGGTCATTGCCGACCCGCTCAAGAGTCTCGAACCGCTGCACCTCGTGCTGCCGGATGTGTCGCTCAGCGGCGTGTACACCGACCCTGAGAGCCTGGAGCGCGTCGGCGTCACGCAGGTGCTGTACCGCAGCGTGCAGAGCTGGAAGACCGAGTGGGAAGTCACCTACGTCAATTCCGATGGGAAGACCATCCTGACTGTGCTGACCATCGGCGGGGAGAAGGATGCACAGATCACGGACTCTGTGCCGTCCGATCCCATCGATCTGAACGGACGGCTGTGGCTGTTCGAGCTGAAGTTCCCACGCGGGGCGATCACACGGGACGTGCTCAGCAACCAGGACGCCCTGAACGTGGCTCTGACGCTGCTGAGCCGCAACACGCACTTCGCAGGGTTCGCGCAGATTTACGGCATCGGGATCGACCCGCCCGTCACAGGTGGCGAGACCAGCACGCTGTCAGATGGGACGGTGAAGCCGGGCACGCCAGAAACCGTCGTTCAGTCCGGCCCGGGCACACAGAGCTTCTTCCAACCGAGCGTGCACGTCACGACCACGCGCACCACCGTGAATGGGGTACCGGTCGAGACCATCGAAGAGAAGCCGTATGCCGGGGCCAGCTACAACAAGATCGACCCCGCTGACCCGAAAGCCATCGAAGTGGCGATCAGCACGGCAGAGACGAACATCTACAGCGCATTACGGCAGCGCTTCGTGCTGATGGATGACAAGGCGACGGCCAGCGGCAGAAGTCGTGAGGTTGCCACCGGTTCCTTCCTGCGGGCCACGGCGCGGTACGCCACCGCGACAGAGCACCTCATTCGAGAGGTGCTGGAGTTCGCCCTGGAAGTCGCCGCCCTGGCGCAAGGCAAGCCCGGCAAGTACCGCAGCCTGCGGGCCAGCGTCACTTGCAGACAGCAGGTCTTCGACCCCAGTCCGCTTCAGGTGGCGGCCAACCTCAGCCTTCAGCAGGCAGGCGTCATCAGCCGCCAGACGTTGCAGACCCTGGTGGGGATCGCAGATCCATCGGCGGAAGATGCCCGGATTGCCGAAGAGAAAGCCCCACCTGAGACCGCCCCGACGCCCGCCCCAACGGACGATCAGGAGTCGGCCACCGCGAACTGAGGAGGGAGCATCCCCTATGACTGACGCTGAGAGACTGACGGTGTTGGAACAGCAGGTCGCTGACCTGACTGAGCATCTGAACCGGGTCACGGCGCTTGTGACGACGCTGGTCGAAGAGCGGAACGCCACGCTCGAAGCGCTCGCAGAAGCTGAAAGAACTGGCGAATACGGCAGACTCCGTACCGTCTGACATCCATTCCCAAGACTTTCCACGCCCGCCACTGTGCGGGTTTTTTTAGGCCGCTGGCACCACGAATCGCGGGTAAGTCCGGCCCGACTGCGTGCAGGAAGTTCCTGCGCGTCCACATCTATCCCGCCACTGAGCGGGCGTAAACCGCTGCCCGAGTCGGGCCGGGGGAGATCCACCATGACCAAGCGCCTCACGCTTCACCTGCACCTCGCACTCGCCAAAACCGTTCAGGAGTACCTGGATGCCCATGATGGGGACGCCCAGAAGGCCCTGGCGGCGGCGCAGCGCGACGTGGCCCACCGCGAGGGGCAGAACAGTGCCGCCCGCGGCTTCCAGCGTGCCTACACCAAATTGGTGGAAGCACTCAAGCTGCCCGTGAACCCGGACGATGACGCCGCTGCGTCCGACGCTGCCCTGGCAGCCATCAAAGGCATGAGCGACGCCGGAGCCAGTCAGACACAGATCAACAAGGTGCTGACGAAGCTCGGTCTCGACCCTTCCAAATTGGAAGAGCAGATCACGGCGCTCAAAACCGAGGCGGCACAAGGCGCTGAAGGCGTGAAGCTCAAACGCGAACTGGCCTACCGGGACGCGGCAGACGCGCTGGGGTACGACGCGGGCAAGCTCACGAAGATTCTTCGTGACGAACAGAGCCTGCCGGTGAAGCGCAGCGTGACCGTCAAGAACGAAGCGGGCGAAGACAGCACCAACGAGGTCTGGGGCATCCCGAGCATCGACGCTACGGGCAAAGAAACCGGCTTCACGGCGCTCAATCAGCACCCGGACGTGAAGGGCTTTGAGGCCAGCCTGAAGAAGGTCACTGACCAGACCCAGCAGCCCGCCCCGCAGGTGCTGGGGCAGACGCTCTTCACCACACCCAGCCTGCCAGCCCAGCGGGCCAGCACGGCCCCCACCAACGGCGTGAAGCTGCAGGGCGAGATTCTCGTCGGCGGCGCAGGCTCCATCTAACCCAAGGAGACACAACATGGCACAGTTCACTCTCAGCCCCTCGGCAGACATCGACACCACCGCCGCGCAGGAAGCTGATCAGATCAGCGGCCTGCGGGCCGGCGAGGATATCCCCGGTTGCCACCCGGTCACGATCAGCAGTGACTTCAAGGTCTACAAGGCCATCGCCGGGCAGAAGTTCGACGGCATCTCCAGCCCTCGTCAGGCCTTCGCTGGGCAGCCGGTCACGGTCTTCGGCCTCGGTGTGCGCTTCAAGGCCACGGATACCATCCTCGACGGCAGCAAGCTGTACGGCCTGGCGTCCACCGCTGGCGTTTTCGACGATGCCGCGACCACCAAGGTCTTTCGCCCGGTGAGTCGTTACGACCTGGCGATCATCAGCCTGGGCGCGACCTCCGTCTGAGCAGTCCGGCAACTCCAGCCCTTCACGCGAGGCATCAACAATGACCAAATCCAGAATTATCGTTCCGCGCCACGCTGCCCAGCAGACGGGCACGTACAACATTTCCGACCTCCGCAATAATTACCTGTCGATCTACCAGTTCGGTTTGAACAACGCTTTGGGGGTCGTTCAGCAGCAGCTGGCCGCGTACAAGTCCAGCCTGGACAGCTCGCTCGCCACACTGACCGAAACCACCACCGAGCGCACCGAGGCCGCGCCGAGCGTCATCAGCCGCCGCATGGCCCCGGTTGACGAGTACGGCAAGGCCCGTACCCAGAAGGCCGGTAAGAACTACGGGCGCGGTTTCCCCCTGGAGCGCTTCCAGGACGCGACTGGCTGGACGGAAGACTTTATGGCGGGCGCGTCGGTGCGCGATCTGGTCGTGATGACCGACAGCGTGCAGCTGGCCCACACCAATGAAGTGCGGATCAGTCTGGCGCTGGCGCTCTACACGCCCGTGCAGCGCACCCTGCGCGAGTACATCGATCCGGCTATCGGCTATCAGCTGCTGGCAAACCAGTACGTCATGCCGCTGTGGAATGCTGACGGGGAAATCCCGAGCGTCGGCCCGTCCGGGCAGCGTTTCGACGGCACGCACAACCACTACGTCGCGGTGGATACCCTGACCGGCACCGACGTGGACAATCTGGCGAACAACGTCGGGGAGCACAGCACTGGCAACCAGATCGTCATCTACATCAACCAGGCGAACGCCGGGCAGGTACGGGCGCTGGCGGGCTTCGTTCCGGCGACCATCGCCCAGGTGATCAACCCGCTCACGGGCGCTGTCACCACCGCGAACCTCGACGTGACCCGCACGGACGACAAGTTCCTGGGGTACACGGCGGGCGGCATTCCGGTGTACATCAAGCCGTGGGCGCTGCTGAACTACCTGCTGTGCCTGAACCTGAACGGGCCGAAGGTGGTGAAGCGCCGGGTGAGCAAGATCCCGATGCTGCAGGGGCTGCGGATCAAGGGTGTGAACGGCGAGGTGAATCTGTTCGCCCAGTACTGGGAGGATTCGTTCGGCTTCGGCGTGAGCAACCGCAGCGGCGGTGCGGTGCTGTACTTCGGGCCGCGTCCGCAGGGTGCGAACGTCGCCACGTATGTCGCGCCGGTGTTTGACGATACGGACGTGTTCTGATGACGAGCTTCTGGATGGACGGCAAGCTCGTCAACGGGGCTGGGAAGCCTGTTGACGAGGACGGGCAGGTGATCGTCGAGAACAAGCCGGCGAACACCGAGGTGGATGGCCTGAAGCAGCAGATCGGGGCGCTTCAGAGCCAGCTCGACGAGCTGAGGACCGAGTTGCAGGATCAGTCGTCCAGAGCGACCACACAGGTTCTGGCGACTGTTCAGGAGCGGGATGCCGCGCTTCAGGAGCGTGACGCGCTGCAAGCCGATCTGGACAGCAAGAGGGCCGAGTGGGAGCAGGAGCGCACAAAGCTTCAGGCTGATTTCGACAGCAAGTCCGCTGCCTGGGAAACCGAGCGGGCGGCGCTGGCTGCGGACAGTCTGGCCCGCGAGGACGCGCTGCACACCCGTGTGGCTGAACTGGAAGGCCAACTTCAGGCCAGCCAGGACCAGGGCAACCCCGACAGCCCCGACACGCGCACCAATGCCGAGCTGAAGGCTGCCCTGGACGCTAAGCAGGTTTC
This genomic stretch from Deinococcus ruber harbors:
- a CDS encoding SAM-dependent DNA methyltransferase, which codes for MSLAVSLTTASAADREGTDYYPTPADVTHALLDYLSLPAGTRVWEPACGEGHMAEVLKERGLKTHVTDLHDRGYGRGGVDFLATPAPVIVEWIITNPPFSLAEAFIRHALSLELPFALLLKGQFWHAARRRTLFEEHRPSHVLPLTWRPDFLMGRKGGSPTMEAAWTVWGASPAQSTVFAPLVRPISAALAAAPQQGGEG
- a CDS encoding RusA family crossover junction endodeoxyribonuclease is translated as MTAPVPQRWRTLFADHAAAERYLSQIADPIKREETARKLGMDEVAPAAPQTLPPTRPRPAQEFQAPVKFAPTSDASLHLAGSFTLSLPYPPSVNAYWRSMLIRYKPKNPHDIPYRIVVFVSTEGRTYRKTVRGLLAHTPRTCPPGARLAVHVDVSPPDRRARDLDNLGKGLLDALTVAGIWADDSLIDRLTFERRPVVKGGRVDVVISPLSNTLFQELS
- a CDS encoding WDGH domain-containing protein, with translation MTTPLDAVYRERAHLTAALSKLFPASLEDHIPAEGEEWDPDWTTVLIVDLPTGQVSWHIASWDLELFAHLPRNAGRVWDGHTTPEKYARLDALEGLPRTIPLDLAQVVVSVGEGHWGATEALDAEGHGREAVENVRRTLERFGLPDEPREMHGVFTEDGRLIALSGMSPNSPQVARGLTAAWNLLRQFCQAALDAAKTQL
- a CDS encoding DNA-methyltransferase, with protein sequence MTLFLGDCIDLMRSIPDASIDALISDPPYGTTALKFDKARIDWAAWWTEAERITKPTAPIVLFAQQPFTTDLIVSNRKMFRYLLVWHKNMPTGFLDANARPLRAHEDILVFAHSGAIGSNKNRPTYNPQKIPGGSPTGQRRSGVNAHSGQRRIGSTVPFEGRHPVSVVQFDNNNGNQPNYVRHPTAKPIDLMRWLVATYSNSGETVLDSFMGSGTTGVACVQLGRQFIGMELDETYYRLSQQRIADAQPDSAPVVYTSAPLFEASP
- a CDS encoding DNA-packaging protein — its product is MRWLETARPNQLPPEGEWLTWLILAGRGFGKTRTGAETIADWARNTPRGRFALVAQTAADGRDVMVEGESGLLSVFDESELRGGSIELAWNRSLGELFLKNGARFKIYSSEKPRKLRGPQHHGAWGDEPATWNDADKGTAEDTTWTNLLFGLRLGKDPRVILTGTPRPVRLIRELKKDDGTVLTGGRTADNIGNLSNTFKKNVISKYEGTRLGRQELDGELLEDTPGALWKYSMFNREGFRLKFEDLPDLVRIVVAVDPQASQSEDSAETGIVVAGRDVNGHAYILGDLSISGSPIEWATVAVDAYRYHKADAIVPEKNNGGDMVASTIGTVSKAVNIKPVWASRGKQTRAEPISALYEQNKVHHVGVFPDLEGQMTTWVPGEKSPDRMDALVWALTELMLEPEFVPTTVTTTRRRSVVE
- a CDS encoding Mov34/MPN/PAD-1 family protein, with product MRYAAAGISLNLPAKLATKGMEPLEQGGILLGDSSAGQVETFTTPGPLDVRLEELFMLLDDCHQETLEASGLDYLGFWHTHPVGTPSDYSLEDLQDWQEGAVQMFAQLPNATHFYYPIVTGDRLRVWAMDRALNLTELHPEEVTPCSIPTLQP